In a single window of the Bos javanicus breed banteng chromosome 16, ARS-OSU_banteng_1.0, whole genome shotgun sequence genome:
- the CNIH4 gene encoding protein cornichon homolog 4 isoform X2 — protein MLISLHWFIFLLNLPVAAWNIYRYIMVPSGNMGVFDPTEIHNRGQLKSHMKEAMIKLGFHLLCFFMYLYSMILALIND, from the exons ATGCTCATCTCATTGCACTGGTTCATCTTCCTTCTCAACTTGCCTGTTGCTGCCTGGAATATATATCG GTACATTATGGTGCCAAGTGGTAACATGGGAGTATTTGATCCAACAGAAATACACAACCGAGGGCAGCTGAAGTCACACATGAAAGAAGCCATGATCAAACTTGGCTTCCACCTGCTCTGTTTCTTCATGTATCTCTACAG TATGATTTTAGCTTTGATAAATGACTGA